The window GGTTAAGGTTAGCATTTAGGAGAACAGCCTCCTCAAGAATAACTTCACCCATATTAGCCCAGCTTAGATTAGCTCGGTACAAACTAGCTTTCCGCAAATTTGCCCCTCGCAGTGAGGTCCAACTTAAGTTAGCGCCCCGCAATTGGGCACTGGTCAAGTCAGCGTTACTAAGAATAGCGCTGCTAAATCGAGCACGACTGAGATCTGCCTCCTTCAGGATGACACCTTCCATTGCTGCTCCGTTTAGAATGGCTCCCGCTAAGTTAGCAGCATCCATAACAGCGTGGTTAAGAATAGCATTCGTCAAATTTGCGTGCTCCAAAATTGCTCTAGTTAAGATTGCCCCTGTTAAGTTAGCTCGGCTTAGGGTTGCTTCATTCAACTTGGCATGACTCAAGTCTGCGTTACGCAAACTCACCTCACTCATATTGGCTTCGCGCATGTCCACAGCAATTAGGTTGATATTGTCCATATGGACACCACGTAGATTGGCACCCCGTAGGTTAGCTTGACTAAGGTCAGAACCTGTTAGATCGACCCCAATTAAGTTAGCCTCTTGCAAGATAGCCCCCTGGAGGTTTGCTTCACACAGCTTTGCTTCACGCAGGTTGGTGCCTATTAAGTTAGCTCTGCTTAATCGAGCACCATGTAGGTTGGCACCTCGAAAATTAGCTTGGCTGAGATCGGCCTCGCTTAGGTTCACTCCAATTAGATCAGCATTGCGGAAGTCTCTTTCTCCATCTGCATAGCGCCTTAATAACTCTTCGATCCCCATGTCTGTTACTCACTCTGTAGATTGATAGCTGACCTAATTGGTTGGTTGTGCAACCTGTCAGGATGAAGTTGCAGATGTGCCCTGAGAATGAAACTATAACGATCGCACCAGATTATGTCTATGCTAATTGTAACCAACATCACTCAGCCTGAATCTTCACGCTTACGTTACTTGAGTCTAGCTGGCATTTGTTATTAAGTTAAGTATCTTTGTCTCCACGGTAATGATTAGGGGATAATGTTGAGGGTAGGTATGAATAACGGAAGTGACCAGAGTACTGGAGCTGAGTTGACAGGCACTTCTCTGAGTTAGATCACTGTTAGATCACTGGGTTGACGTGGGTGCAAGGTCTAGCTATCTTAATCAACGGCTCTGGGTCGCAGACTGTATTCAGCTACAGGCATTGAGGATGGGAATGTTGAATGGCAGATAATTTTCGGAGTAAAACCATTACTGAAGGTATTCAGCGATCGCCGAACCGCGCTATGCTCAGGGCGGTGGGCTTTCGTGATCAGGACTTTACAAAGCCGATCGTGGGTATAGCCAGTGGGTATAGCACTATCACACCCTGCAACATGGGAATCAACGACCTAGCGCTTCGAGCAGAGGCAGGAGTCTATGCAGCAGGGGCAATGCCACAACTGTTTGGCACTATTACCGTTAGTGATGGCATTTCCATGGGCACAGAAGGCATGAAGTATTCTCTGGTGTCGCGGGAAGTGATTGCTGACTCTATTGAGACTGCTTGTAATGCCCAGAGCATGGATGGCGTGGTAGCCATCGGAGGCTGCGACAAGAACATGCCCGGAGCCATGATAGCGATCGCTCGCATGAATATTCCTGCCATATTTGTCTATGGTGGCACGATTAAGCCTGGACATTACAACGGTAAAGACCTTACTATTGTCAGCGCCTTTGAGGCTGTTGGGCAATACAGTGCTGGAGTGATTGACTATGAGGAATTACTAGCTGTGGAGCGCCATGCTTGTCCAGGAGCTGGCTCCTGTGGTGGTATGTACACAGCAAACACCATGTCCTCTGCCTTTGAGGCTATGGGTATGAGCTTAATGTATTCCTCAACCATGGCAGCGGAGGATGCAGAAAAGGCTGAAAGTGCTGAATTGTCGGGTAAGGTTCTGGTTGAAGCCATTCGCAAGCAGATTTTGCCCAGCCAGATTTTGACCCGTAAGGCGTTCGAGAACGCGATCGCGGTGATTATGGCCGTAGGTGGTTCCACCAATGCTGTGTTGCATCTGTTAGCGATTGCCCATGCCATCAATGTTCCCCTTACACTGGATGACTTTGAAACCATTCGTGGTCGAGTGCCTGTCCTCTGTGATCTCAAGCCATCTGGTCAGTATGTCGCAACTGATTTGCATCGAGTTGGTGGTATTCCCCTAGTTATGAAGATGCTGCTTAATCATGGGTTGCTGCATGGAGATGCTCTGACTGTGACTGGGCAAACGATCGCCGAGCAACTTGCTGACGTACCTGATCATCCGCCTGCTGACCAAGCTGTAGTGCGCCCTTGGGATCAGCCCCTTTACAGCACCGGACACCTAGCTATATTACGTGGCAACTTAGCTACTGAAGGAGCTGTCGCTAAGATTTCTGGCGTAAAGCATCCCAAAATTACTGGCCCTGCACGAGTGTTTGAGTCGGAAGAAGATTGCTTAGAGGCGATCTTGGCGGGCAAAATCCGGGCTGGTGATATTCTCGTAATTCGCTATGAAGGGCCTAAGGGTGGACCTGGGATGCGCGAAATGCTGGCTCCTACTTCAGCCATTATTGGTGCTGGGCTAGGGGATGCTGTAGGGCTAATTACGGATGGTCGCTTTTCTGGGGGCACCTATGGTATGGTTGTAGGGCATGTTGCCCCAGAGGCAGCAGTAGGCGGCACCATTGCCTTAGTACAGGAAGGAGATGAAATTACGATTGATGCCCACGCACGATTGCTTCAGCTTAACGTCCCAGATGAAGAACTGGCTCAGCGCCGTGCAGCTTGGCATCCTCCTCAGCCGCGCTATACAAGAGGTGTGTTGGCCAAGTATGCCCAACTTGTATCTTCCAGTAGCCTAGGAGCAGTAACTGACCTAAACCTACCCTACGTCAATGCTCCTGCCGCAAATTCCCTATAGCTCTTACTCTATTGGGGTGCCTGTAGTTGCTTGATGTGGTACTGAGCATCGTTATAGCAGTTAATACGACCTGCATCTAGGCAGAGAGTTGCTGCTTTGTGAAGGTCGGATAGTGCGCCTTCTCGGTCATCTAGGTCGATCTTGGCAAGGGCACGATCGTAGTACACCAAGGCATGACTAGGTCTTAGCTCAATGGCCTTAGTGTAGTCTAAGATGGCACCTTGGTAATCCCCAAGGTCGTGACGGATGACCCCCCGGTTGTAGTACAAGTCAGCGTCATTTCGGTCTAGGTTAATGGCCGTGTTGAGGTCTTGCAGTGCCAGTTGAATTTTTCCCTGCCGTCGGTAGGACAGCCCTCGGTTTTGATAAGCAAACACATCATCTGGCTGCAAGTTGATGGCCTGAGTACAGTCTGAAATGGCCTTATCCTGCTCACCAATGTTGGAGTAAGACAGGCAGCGGTTAAGATAGGCAGCGCTAAGCTTGCCATCACGGGTAATGGCTTCTGTGTAGTCAGCTATCGCCCCTTGGTCATCTCCTAAGTCGGCTTTAGCGTTACCCCGCTTTACATAAACTGCTACTAGGTTAGCATCTAGTCCAATCGCTTCACTATAGTCACTAATGGCACTCTGGCGATCGCCCAACTCCATCCGCACATCACCCCGCAGATAGTAAGCAGTCGCATTCTTAGGATCAAGCTGAATAGCCTGAGTCAACCTAGAGAGTGCATCTCGTGGCTTTCCTTTCCGGAGATAGTCCTGCCCCTCTTTTATCAGCTTATCGACCGCGATCGCTTGCTCTGATATCCCCTGATTCGAGCTAGAGGATGGCTGACGTCCCTGAGAAGTAGTGCTATTAGTCGAGCTATTAGCACTGCTAAAGGCTGCAGGCAATTGTCTACCTAGCAATGCTAACACAGTACCACCAATCACCATCAGGGCCACTGCTCCCGCCAATAGAGGTAAGCTCAATAGCTTCGGTTCAGGGCTGGATGTAGCCTGGCTATCATCGTCTGACTCATCCACCATCAACTCTAGCTCTGGTTCAGTTGAGGTTAAATCCAGCACATCCTCTGAAGACTTAATGCTCTCTGAAGGAAGCTTGGTCGTCGCCAGAGCTTCCAAGTCATGCAGTACTTCATTTGCCGTCTGATAGCGCCGCATATGGTCAGGGTGTACCATGCGTTCCAGAATTCGCACCAGCGCTGGGCTAGCGTTGACACGGTTTTGCCAGCTTAGCTGCTCATCTAGTGTGCCATTCTGATGTTTTATCCGGCTCAAAACATTAACAGGCAGCCCAGAGAGTGCTTGAATAGCCACCATACCCAGGGCGTAAATGTCGCTGCTGAATTGAGGATGGCCATTCAGTTGTTCGATCGGGATATAAGTCGTTGAGGGGTGCATCATCAGATGCTGATAGGGTTGAGTTTGCGACTCTAGCAACTGACCACTAATTTTTCGGATCATGCCTGAGCCAGTTAACACGAGTTTATTGTCAGAGTGGCGGCGAATCAGTGTCGTCGGTTGAATACACTGGTGAATGACTAAGTGGCTGTGCATAAATGCCAGTGTTTTCAACGCATCGCACATGATTTCAATAACATACGGCTCATCCAACGGTTTATGCGGCTCTAACTCTTCCGACAATGGATGACCATCAATATATTCTTCAACCAGGTAGAAACTATCTTCGCCGTCAAAGTAGTCTAGAACACTAGGAATTTGGTCATGATTGTTAACAGCAGATAGCGACTCTAACGTGGCTCTAAGCATGTCATGGATGTATTTCAACACCTCAGAACCTTTGCTGTAAATCTGTAATCTGCGAACAATGCATTTTCGCGGGTCAGGAAACGAAATGTCCTCGGCCAAGTAGGTTTGCCCGAACATTCCAGCGCTGAAATTGTCGATGATCCGGTAGCGATTGTTCAATATCTCACCAATCATGGCATTGCTCCAGCTTGTTGGGTCAATTATGACACGACTCCCAAAATCCGGCAGGCGAATACTTGTTCGCTAATTGACTAGTAGAGTGTGAACTATCGCCAGTTTTAAGAGAGATTGTTACTCATCACCTGTTAACTCTACACTGCTTACCACCGATTGCTTATCCGCCATCCAACTGGGAATGTAGCGCCCTTCACCTTGGTAACTCCATGCAACACCGTCTGGATCTAGGTCTTGACTCCAAGAGCCAAAGTCGGCCCGATGGCGATGTCGAACAAGCGTGCGAGCATGTACCCCCAGTCGCTTTGCCAGCTTGCGCCCAGAGAGAGGCCGATTACTAGGAATTTCTTCTTCGATCGCCAGTGCCAGATACAATTGCCATACCACAAGAACGCTTAGCCATGCCAATAACACGACTGCCTCTGGGCGTTGCAGCAGCGATTTAGTATCCACAGCAGCTACACCTCGTAAAGCCTCGGCTAGTTCTCGCAAGCTAGACGATCGAGAGCGAGATGTCGATGATGTTGATCTAGCAGTTGATCTAGCATCAGAGTCGGCTGATGTTGTCGCATTAGCCTCCTTAGGGATTGTTGGAACTGAAGAGCCAGTTTCCCATGGATCAGGCAGATTAACACTATCAGGTGCAGTCATGGACATTGGCTCCGATAGGGAATGGGCAGCAGCGGGCAAGTCAGGTTCTGGAGTTGATTCGACAGCAGTTAACGACTCAACTGCCGTCTCCGGGACAGATTCTTCAGCAGCTTGGAGCAATGTTGGCTCAGATAAAGTACCCATCTCCCGGAGTAACGTCACAGGAGTGCTAGACTCCGTTAAGGATGATGCTTCAGTAGACACAGTTGATGGCAACGGTTCATCCGTAGCCTCCTCCCCAGCCGATGATGAGAGATCTGCTGTATCCAGTCGAGTGCTTTTCAAATCCGCCTCTAAGGCTAGCAGATCTGACGTGGAAATTGGAACACAATTTGCATCATGATCATAGCTGGCAGTAGCATTAGGCGGCGTGTCATCTACAGCCACAGGGGTCGCTGGCGTTGATGCCATCAATTCAGCAGCTAGATTTGCTAATGCACCTTCACCTAGGTTCCCCAAGGCAGCATCACCTGTCATCTCATCTGAGTCCGATGCTGTCGCAGGAGACAATGGAGTTGTTAGAGCTGTTGATACAGTAGCTTCTGGTTGAACTAATTCTGCTGCCCTATCAGGCATGGGCAAGCGATCTAGCTCGATCGTTTGCTGCCATAGAGCCTTGCGTTCCCCTATTTTGCGCCCAAAAATCATCAACGTGCTGACGGTCGCAAGATGTAGTTGACTGATCTGTTCCTCAATCATCGCTGCCATCATCTGCTGTTGGGGCACCTTCGCCGCTTCCAGCAAGATATAAAGGCAAGCATCTCGCTGGGTAACCCTAACCGTCAAGCCATCAATAGCAAGACAACGACTCAACAGCATACTAATTGCTCTGAAATCACCTTGCTTTGCCCGCGCTAACACATCTGCTTGAGACATGACCTTTGACTTTAGTCCAACACGAGAGTGACACCAGTTCTTCACACTTAGCCATAGCCTTACATGAGGAATAGGACAACACTGCTGAGCGACATGCTAAGTGATGACTGAGGAATTCTATCTAGCAACACCAGACACGTCTATCTTACCTGGTAAGTAACGCGACTTAGTAAGGAATACAACCTCAGCCGTTGGTAGCGTTAGACATTTGGTTCTGCTCGTTGATGTTCAGCCTTTCACTGCCCCACCTGTTAACCCTTGAACAATACGGCGCTGGAAGATCAGCACTAGCACAACTAGGGGAAAGGTGCTGACGATCGTGGCGGCTGCCAATGGCCCATAGGGAATGTCAAACACTGTAGCCCCCGCCAATTGAGAAGCTGCAACAGGGGTTGTCTTCAGGGTTTCACGAGTAATAAATGTTAACGCAAAAATAAACTCATTCCAAGCAAAGATAAACGCGAGAATTCCAGTAGTGACTAGGGCCGGAACGGTTAGGGGCAGTAAAATCTGAATCAGCAGTTGCCAAGTATTGTAACCATCAATACGGGCTGCATCTTCCAAATCTGGAGGGAGTTGCTGGAAGAAACTGCGCATTACCAAAATCGTCAGCGGCAGGTTAATGGCAGTATAGGGAATGATCAACGCCAGATAGTTATTCCCTAAGCCAATTGCCTTGACAATTTCCAACAATCCTAAAAACAACAGCACATAGGGAAATAATGTGACGATCAAGATACCAGCCAGGATTGCTCCCTGCCCTCGCAGATTAAACCGAGTTAGGGCATAGGCAGCAGGAGTGCCCAAGGTGAGGCAGAGCAGGGTAGATATGAGCGCCACCAGCCCACTATTCACTAAGTAAAGTCCGAAAGGACGGCGGCTGAATAACTCTTGATAGTGGCTGAAGGTGAAGCGATTCGGCAGATAGATAGCAGGCACTGCCTCAATATCAGCATTGACCTTGATAGAAGTAAGCAATTGCCACAACACAGGCAATAGACAGAAGCAGACAATCAGGCAAATCGCTCCCCATAGCAGCAGGTTGGCAGTAAGCCGACGCATTGCAAACTTCATAACGGCTGAATACTAGCTAGATAGCCGTCCATAAAACTATCCGCTCCCACTGGGAGGCAACCTGCCTAAAGTGGGAGCGGTCTAGTGGGTTCACAGTTGGAACCTAACTGTTAGGAGAACTACCGCCTGCTTAAGTCCCTCCGGTAATCAAGCCCGCAAGGACTCAGCCAGCAAGTAGCTAGCCCTAATACTCAGTTGGCTACCTCCAACAAAAAACCCAGGCATTTACTACTTTCTACCATGGGCATCACCTCCTGTATCCCTAAACGGCAGTATCTCTCTCGTGCGTCCACAGTAACACTATGGACAGACCAGGCAGTGGGTTACAGAATGCTTGCAACCTGTGTCTACTATAACACGACCATTATCTGGCATCCAACAAAAATTCTGTTTTGCATCGAGGCATAGTTGAGGTTGCAGGAGGCAACCTAGGTCACCAACCTTTGGCTCAATCTAGAC of the Cyanobacteriota bacterium genome contains:
- a CDS encoding pentapeptide repeat-containing protein, whose amino-acid sequence is MGIEELLRRYADGERDFRNADLIGVNLSEADLSQANFRGANLHGARLSRANLIGTNLREAKLCEANLQGAILQEANLIGVDLTGSDLSQANLRGANLRGVHMDNINLIAVDMREANMSEVSLRNADLSHAKLNEATLSRANLTGAILTRAILEHANLTNAILNHAVMDAANLAGAILNGAAMEGVILKEADLSRARFSSAILSNADLTSAQLRGANLSWTSLRGANLRKASLYRANLSWANMGEVILEEAVLLNANLNQTNLAKAQMLGAVMPDGKTIE
- the ilvD gene encoding dihydroxy-acid dehydratase, with protein sequence MADNFRSKTITEGIQRSPNRAMLRAVGFRDQDFTKPIVGIASGYSTITPCNMGINDLALRAEAGVYAAGAMPQLFGTITVSDGISMGTEGMKYSLVSREVIADSIETACNAQSMDGVVAIGGCDKNMPGAMIAIARMNIPAIFVYGGTIKPGHYNGKDLTIVSAFEAVGQYSAGVIDYEELLAVERHACPGAGSCGGMYTANTMSSAFEAMGMSLMYSSTMAAEDAEKAESAELSGKVLVEAIRKQILPSQILTRKAFENAIAVIMAVGGSTNAVLHLLAIAHAINVPLTLDDFETIRGRVPVLCDLKPSGQYVATDLHRVGGIPLVMKMLLNHGLLHGDALTVTGQTIAEQLADVPDHPPADQAVVRPWDQPLYSTGHLAILRGNLATEGAVAKISGVKHPKITGPARVFESEEDCLEAILAGKIRAGDILVIRYEGPKGGPGMREMLAPTSAIIGAGLGDAVGLITDGRFSGGTYGMVVGHVAPEAAVGGTIALVQEGDEITIDAHARLLQLNVPDEELAQRRAAWHPPQPRYTRGVLAKYAQLVSSSSLGAVTDLNLPYVNAPAANSL
- a CDS encoding tetratricopeptide repeat protein, with the protein product MIGEILNNRYRIIDNFSAGMFGQTYLAEDISFPDPRKCIVRRLQIYSKGSEVLKYIHDMLRATLESLSAVNNHDQIPSVLDYFDGEDSFYLVEEYIDGHPLSEELEPHKPLDEPYVIEIMCDALKTLAFMHSHLVIHQCIQPTTLIRRHSDNKLVLTGSGMIRKISGQLLESQTQPYQHLMMHPSTTYIPIEQLNGHPQFSSDIYALGMVAIQALSGLPVNVLSRIKHQNGTLDEQLSWQNRVNASPALVRILERMVHPDHMRRYQTANEVLHDLEALATTKLPSESIKSSEDVLDLTSTEPELELMVDESDDDSQATSSPEPKLLSLPLLAGAVALMVIGGTVLALLGRQLPAAFSSANSSTNSTTSQGRQPSSSSNQGISEQAIAVDKLIKEGQDYLRKGKPRDALSRLTQAIQLDPKNATAYYLRGDVRMELGDRQSAISDYSEAIGLDANLVAVYVKRGNAKADLGDDQGAIADYTEAITRDGKLSAAYLNRCLSYSNIGEQDKAISDCTQAINLQPDDVFAYQNRGLSYRRQGKIQLALQDLNTAINLDRNDADLYYNRGVIRHDLGDYQGAILDYTKAIELRPSHALVYYDRALAKIDLDDREGALSDLHKAATLCLDAGRINCYNDAQYHIKQLQAPQ
- a CDS encoding carbohydrate ABC transporter permease; protein product: MKFAMRRLTANLLLWGAICLIVCFCLLPVLWQLLTSIKVNADIEAVPAIYLPNRFTFSHYQELFSRRPFGLYLVNSGLVALISTLLCLTLGTPAAYALTRFNLRGQGAILAGILIVTLFPYVLLFLGLLEIVKAIGLGNNYLALIIPYTAINLPLTILVMRSFFQQLPPDLEDAARIDGYNTWQLLIQILLPLTVPALVTTGILAFIFAWNEFIFALTFITRETLKTTPVAASQLAGATVFDIPYGPLAAATIVSTFPLVVLVLIFQRRIVQGLTGGAVKG